One window from the genome of Osmerus eperlanus chromosome 3, fOsmEpe2.1, whole genome shotgun sequence encodes:
- the tmem169b gene encoding transmembrane protein 169 — MAQTEEQPAGDSSPQMISLRSDTSGNQVDGSEVCPATRRKRRKKKEPRPESIIVYRSETERTPGEEQAGEESIERSTEEGAKFLSTPTGEGGWNLPPDSRYVTLTGTITRGKKKGQMVDIHVTMTERELRDLARSKERLDAECEAGEGSKRSCGLGFWQGPHVVLWSLSCAPVVFLFSFITSFYYGTLTWYNVFLVYNEERTFWHKITVCPFLIIFYPMLIMAMAVSLALYSAVVQVSWAFSEWWLSVRDLEKGFCGWACGKLGLEDCSPYSIVELLDSDTISGSMHGKNPNELAQTSCV, encoded by the exons ATGGCTCAGACAGAGGAGCAGCCAGCGGGTGACAGTAGCCCCCAGATGATCTCCCTGAGGTCGGATACATCAGGGAACCAGGTAGATGGAAGTGAAGTATGTCCCGCCActcggaggaagaggagaaagaagaaggaaCCTCGGCCAGAGTCCATTATTGTGTACCGGTCTGAGACTGAGAGGACGCCAGGGGAGGAGcaagctggagaggagagcattGAGAGAAGCACCGAGGAGGGAGCTAAATTCCTCTCCACACCGACTGGCGAGG GAGGCTGGAACCTCCCCCCAGACAGCCGCTACGTCACCCTGACGGGCACCATCACTCGGGGTAAGAAGAAAGGTCAGATGGTGGACATCCATGTGACGATGACTGAGCGTGAGCTCAGGGACCTTGCCCGTTCCAAGGAGCGTCTGGATGCCGAGTGCGAGGCGGGAGAGGGCTCCAAGCGCTCCTGCGGCCTCGGTTTCTGGCAGGGCCCCCACGTGGTGCTGTGGAGCCTTTCCTGCGCCCCTgtggtcttcctcttctccttcatcaCCTCCTTCTACTACGGCACGCTCACCTGGTACAACGTCTTCTTGGTGTACAACGAGGAACGGACTTTCTGGCACAAGATTACTGTCTGTCCCTTCCTCATCATCTTCTATCCCATGCTGATCATGGCCATGGCTGTGTCGCTGGCGCTGTACTCCGCTGTGGTGCAGGTGTCCTGGGCCTTCAGTGAGTGGTGGCTGTCAGTGAGAGACCTGGAGAAGGGCTTCTGCGGCTGGGCCTGTGGgaagctggggctggaggactgctcCCCCTACAGCATCGTGGAGCTTCTGGACTCCGACACCATTTCTGGTAGCATGCACGGCAAGAACCCCAACGAGCTGGCTCAGAcctcctgtgtgtga